One Patescibacteria group bacterium genomic region harbors:
- a CDS encoding sigma factor-like helix-turn-helix DNA-binding protein produces MDTINPIQSDASAQPGGDGSLLKRFLSESETAQMNILKPFKLVSGVLGDLREREREVLVMRYGLSNSEASKETLESIGRRFTVTRERVRQIEHAALKKVSKKFSGSLKPIIKAIESYLLANGNIAEMEHLAQYFHLQPDNLDAQLDAKALRLLMDAYDKVVPLKKQPLFKEGWVAKTITQDLLVQIEAQAQKTLELSGKAISETELVRQINQQLPNIDSALIAGVFKVSHKLGLDHQGAWGLSAWPLVMPRRIRDKVFIVLEEAGKPLHFEDITRLIQKRYPSEKKVLNRTVHNELIGDARFVLVGRGIYALRVWGYQPGVVADVIKQILQKAGRPLTVGEIVAEVLKSRQVKKNTIIANLQNHALFKKVAKSTYVLSGDPSNPEPHVN; encoded by the coding sequence ATGGACACAATTAACCCTATCCAATCAGATGCTTCAGCCCAACCCGGAGGAGACGGCTCTCTTTTAAAAAGATTTCTGTCTGAAAGCGAAACTGCCCAAATGAACATTCTCAAGCCGTTCAAACTGGTTAGTGGGGTTTTGGGTGATCTGCGCGAGCGCGAACGAGAAGTATTGGTTATGCGCTACGGTTTATCTAATAGTGAAGCCAGTAAGGAAACGCTAGAAAGTATCGGCCGGCGTTTTACTGTGACCCGGGAAAGAGTCCGCCAAATTGAACACGCTGCCTTAAAAAAGGTGAGCAAGAAATTTTCCGGATCATTGAAACCAATTATTAAAGCTATTGAGAGTTATCTTCTGGCCAATGGTAATATTGCTGAAATGGAACACTTGGCTCAATATTTTCATTTGCAGCCAGACAATTTAGATGCTCAGCTTGATGCCAAAGCTTTACGGTTATTAATGGATGCCTATGATAAAGTAGTCCCGCTCAAAAAACAACCTTTGTTTAAAGAAGGCTGGGTAGCCAAGACTATCACTCAAGATTTATTAGTTCAAATTGAAGCTCAGGCGCAAAAGACTTTAGAACTCTCCGGTAAAGCTATATCCGAAACAGAATTAGTGCGGCAAATCAATCAACAATTACCCAATATTGATAGCGCTTTGATCGCCGGGGTTTTCAAAGTCAGCCATAAGCTAGGCTTAGATCATCAAGGAGCTTGGGGTTTATCGGCTTGGCCGCTGGTGATGCCGCGGCGGATCCGCGATAAAGTGTTTATTGTCTTAGAAGAAGCTGGCAAACCGCTGCACTTTGAAGACATTACTCGTTTAATCCAAAAAAGATATCCATCCGAGAAAAAAGTATTGAATCGGACTGTTCATAATGAACTGATTGGCGACGCTAGATTTGTCCTAGTAGGGCGCGGGATTTATGCCCTGAGAGTCTGGGGATATCAACCCGGAGTCGTGGCGGATGTTATCAAGCAAATATTACAAAAAGCAGGTCGGCCGCTAACGGTAGGAGAAATAGTGGCGGAAGTGCTGAAGAGCCGACAAGTGAAAAAGAATACTATTATTGCCAACTTACAGAATCACGCCTTGTTCAAAAAGGTAGCTAAATCTACTTATGTATTGTCGGGTGATCCATCTAACCCCGAACCCCATGTTAATTAA
- a CDS encoding TraM recognition domain-containing protein, translating into MENLSGIILLVGLALGWIVVILVAWWLLFRRKLMTPRRVEGPRVDTTTGAVLLAIDVPKENDKTPLAAEALFSSLHGIGESRLSFEIEAKEKSIRFYVWVPLALRGYVESQLYAQYPNINIMEMRDYADPTKLPENLFAVATELKLGRSDLYPIKTFLNFDVDPLAAITSTLSKLEEHQHIWIQLIVWPEGNKWRDRAVRFINDVRTGNKRATFAKAVLKEIGLLMGEVVGTIFKGGTYQPTEKVAKPVELSAGMEQALKEVEAKSSKLGFSSTLRIIVLDRQPELAQSKLQLAVGAFKQFNTNNLNYFEVGQFVNDQAGILSAYSQRSPGVSNFILNVTELASIYHLPNVSVTTPNIVWAGSKKGEPPSNLPLEASIQSTELTLLAKTNFRGSEEKFGIKLKDRRRHVYVIGKSGVGKSVLLKNMAIDDIRENRGVAMIDPHGEDVTDVLDFIPNYRVNDVIVFDPGDRDFAVGFNMFELADPKYKVVTASGIVGSFKNLFADSWGPRLEYWLKSAVLALMDYPNATLLMVPRIFTDKEFRGKVLESIQDPMIKSRWTNEWPKLDPKAQGEAIGPILNKVGQFLSSPVIRNIVGQPKSSIDFRKVMDEGKILLVKLSKGIIGDDNSNLLGSMIVTQFQLAAMSRADIPPSERRDFYLYVDEFQNFATDSFATILSEARKYNLSLTVANQYMAQLSDEVKNAIFGNVGTLISFRVGADDADGLMKEFAPIFDANDLVNLNIYNIYLKLSVDGMTMPAFSAQTLPPPADHNHNTEKIIALSHERYTKPAIFVEEKIKELLEETAAGSAYVPRGETPSRSYGNSSGYTSNSGGSRPLPNRPVPFRPALKVDLPGATDMKTAIQSAQTEVVVPPVPSQAREPRREVKRVYPRGRVKPQEATLKNLISAIEKNKPKSNLIHDLQASGTKPGSTPPPLAPKANELKENEWISLENLKKQSDKNQPPQQ; encoded by the coding sequence ATGGAAAATCTGTCAGGAATTATTTTATTGGTCGGTCTCGCCCTAGGGTGGATAGTGGTTATTTTGGTAGCTTGGTGGTTGCTGTTTAGACGTAAATTGATGACTCCTCGGCGCGTAGAAGGGCCTCGGGTAGATACTACCACTGGCGCAGTTTTGTTAGCCATTGATGTACCGAAAGAAAATGATAAAACCCCTTTGGCAGCCGAAGCCTTATTTTCCAGTTTGCACGGTATTGGTGAAAGCCGATTAAGTTTCGAAATTGAAGCTAAAGAAAAATCCATCCGGTTTTATGTGTGGGTGCCGCTGGCCTTGCGCGGATATGTCGAAAGTCAGCTGTATGCCCAATACCCCAATATAAATATTATGGAAATGCGCGATTATGCTGATCCGACCAAATTACCGGAAAATCTCTTTGCGGTAGCCACGGAATTAAAATTGGGTAGGTCGGATCTATATCCCATTAAGACTTTTCTGAACTTCGACGTTGACCCTTTGGCCGCTATTACCAGTACGTTGAGTAAACTAGAAGAACATCAGCATATTTGGATTCAGTTGATCGTGTGGCCGGAAGGGAATAAATGGCGCGATCGGGCCGTCCGATTTATTAATGATGTCAGAACTGGGAACAAACGGGCTACCTTTGCTAAAGCCGTATTGAAAGAGATCGGTTTACTGATGGGTGAAGTAGTGGGGACTATCTTTAAAGGCGGGACTTATCAACCCACAGAAAAAGTAGCTAAACCAGTGGAGTTATCGGCAGGCATGGAACAGGCCCTAAAAGAAGTGGAAGCCAAGAGTTCTAAGTTGGGTTTCAGCTCTACGCTACGGATAATTGTTTTAGATCGGCAACCAGAATTGGCGCAAAGTAAGTTACAACTGGCAGTCGGAGCTTTCAAACAATTTAATACTAACAACCTCAATTATTTTGAAGTGGGGCAATTTGTAAATGATCAAGCTGGGATTTTGTCGGCCTACAGCCAAAGAAGTCCGGGAGTATCTAATTTTATTTTAAATGTGACAGAATTGGCCAGTATTTATCATTTGCCGAATGTGTCGGTAACCACACCCAATATTGTCTGGGCTGGCTCTAAAAAAGGCGAACCCCCGTCTAATTTGCCGTTGGAAGCCAGTATTCAATCCACCGAATTAACACTGCTAGCTAAAACTAACTTCCGGGGTAGTGAGGAAAAGTTTGGTATTAAACTCAAAGATCGGCGTCGGCATGTTTATGTAATTGGTAAAAGCGGCGTGGGTAAATCCGTGCTTTTAAAGAATATGGCGATTGATGATATTAGAGAAAATCGCGGCGTGGCCATGATTGACCCGCACGGAGAAGACGTCACGGATGTATTAGACTTTATACCTAATTATCGAGTGAACGATGTGATTGTATTCGACCCGGGCGACCGTGATTTTGCGGTCGGGTTTAACATGTTTGAACTAGCTGATCCGAAATATAAAGTAGTAACTGCTTCCGGTATCGTAGGCAGCTTTAAAAACTTGTTTGCCGATTCTTGGGGCCCACGTTTGGAATATTGGCTGAAGTCGGCGGTTTTGGCACTGATGGATTATCCTAACGCCACTTTGTTGATGGTGCCGCGTATTTTTACCGACAAGGAATTCCGCGGCAAGGTATTAGAAAGTATCCAAGACCCCATGATTAAATCGCGCTGGACGAACGAATGGCCCAAATTAGATCCGAAAGCCCAGGGTGAGGCCATTGGCCCGATTTTAAATAAGGTCGGACAATTCTTGTCCTCCCCGGTTATTAGAAACATTGTCGGTCAGCCGAAATCCAGCATCGACTTTAGAAAAGTAATGGACGAAGGCAAAATCCTGCTGGTTAAATTATCTAAAGGAATTATCGGCGACGACAATTCCAATTTATTGGGATCGATGATCGTGACCCAATTCCAGTTGGCTGCTATGTCCCGGGCCGATATTCCACCCAGTGAGCGTCGGGATTTCTATTTATATGTGGATGAGTTCCAAAACTTTGCTACCGATTCGTTTGCCACGATTCTTTCAGAGGCGAGAAAATATAATTTATCGCTCACGGTGGCTAATCAGTATATGGCTCAACTTTCGGATGAAGTCAAAAATGCCATTTTCGGCAACGTCGGAACATTAATTTCTTTCCGGGTCGGGGCGGATGATGCGGATGGTTTGATGAAAGAATTTGCACCAATATTTGATGCTAACGATCTAGTTAATTTAAACATTTATAATATTTATTTGAAATTGTCAGTCGATGGAATGACGATGCCGGCATTTTCTGCACAAACCTTGCCGCCTCCCGCCGACCATAATCATAATACGGAAAAAATCATTGCGCTGTCGCATGAACGTTACACCAAGCCAGCCATTTTTGTGGAAGAAAAAATCAAAGAGCTATTGGAAGAAACGGCGGCAGGCAGTGCCTATGTCCCGCGAGGGGAAACACCTAGTCGTAGTTATGGTAATAGCAGTGGTTATACTAGCAACAGCGGCGGCAGCCGACCTTTGCCTAATCGGCCAGTGCCATTTCGGCCAGCCTTAAAGGTTGATCTGCCGGGCGCTACTGACATGAAAACAGCTATTCAATCCGCTCAAACGGAAGTAGTAGTACCGCCAGTACCTAGTCAGGCTCGAGAGCCACGGCGCGAAGTGAAAAGAGTTTACCCTAGAGGTAGAGTCAAACCTCAAGAAGCAACACTCAAGAATTTGATTTCTGCTATTGAGAAGAATAAACCTAAATCTAATCTGATCCATGATCTGCAAGCCAGCGGAACTAAGCCCGGATCGACTCCGCCACCTCTTGCTCCGAAAGCGAACGAACTCAAAGAAAACGAATGGATTTCTTTGGAAAATCTTAAAAAACAATCAGACAAAAATCAGCCCCCTCAGCAGTAA
- the ligA gene encoding NAD-dependent DNA ligase LigA has translation MDSSKAANRIKQLVEEINYHNYRYYVLDKPEISDEHYDTLYRELVDLEQRFPKLLLTDSPTQRVGDKVKAGFQEVRHSKKRMSLDDVFSWDGLDEFNDRVVKLLGKSPKYTCEIKIDGLQMILTYRNGELVQAATRGDGEVGEDVTHTVRTVRDIPLKLVRPLDITVSGEIYIEKDEFIRINQEQTKLGQEKYANPRNLAAGTVRQLDPRIASARKLSSFFYDLSGDITVANQVQMFEELRTLRFKINENFRLCESLAEVKKFIEEWGIKRTKLAYATDGIVIKVNDVALRDKLGVTAKSPRWAAAYKFPAEQAETTIEDIVVQVGRTGVLTPVAELRAVRLAGSTVKRATLHNEDEIKRKDIRIGDSVVVQKAGDIIPEIVKVIRHSKDSSAWRMPRICPICGGKVERVDGEAAHRCVNKSCFTIRLRGIEHFISRDAFDMEGLGVKNVEAFLQLGLIKDAADLFDLRAEDIAGLDRHGEKSAENIIKSIQGSKKISLDRFLYALGIRNIGKQTAIDLANHFHTLEKMKTATVDRLIAVEGVAEVVAKSVYNYFQDKNNLRFIDRLLEAGITVKNVQSTAPGKLSGKTFVLTGTLQNYTREQARDSIRALGGRVSSSVSRETDYVVAGENPGSKYTQAQKLGVKILSEPDLIVLLRI, from the coding sequence GTGGATAGTTCAAAGGCGGCAAACAGGATAAAACAATTGGTAGAGGAAATCAACTACCATAATTACCGGTATTATGTTTTAGATAAACCGGAGATTTCCGATGAGCATTACGATACACTTTACCGGGAATTGGTTGATTTAGAACAGCGATTCCCCAAGCTGTTATTAACCGATTCGCCCACACAAAGGGTCGGGGATAAAGTGAAAGCCGGTTTTCAGGAAGTGCGCCATAGTAAGAAACGCATGTCGTTGGATGATGTATTTAGTTGGGATGGTTTGGATGAATTTAACGACCGCGTTGTTAAATTACTTGGTAAATCACCGAAGTATACTTGTGAAATTAAAATCGATGGTTTGCAGATGATTCTGACATATAGAAACGGTGAATTAGTGCAGGCCGCCACACGCGGTGACGGGGAAGTAGGAGAGGATGTTACACATACGGTGAGAACTGTGCGCGACATTCCCCTAAAACTAGTCCGGCCCTTGGATATCACAGTTAGTGGAGAGATTTATATTGAAAAAGACGAGTTTATTAGAATCAATCAGGAACAAACTAAATTGGGCCAAGAAAAATATGCCAATCCGCGTAATTTGGCGGCGGGAACAGTCCGGCAACTGGACCCTCGGATTGCTAGCGCCAGAAAATTATCCAGTTTCTTTTATGATCTATCCGGCGACATTACCGTGGCCAACCAAGTTCAAATGTTTGAGGAATTGAGAACTTTGCGGTTTAAAATCAATGAGAATTTTCGGTTGTGTGAGAGTCTGGCCGAAGTTAAAAAATTTATTGAAGAGTGGGGGATAAAGCGCACTAAACTTGCTTATGCTACGGATGGTATCGTAATCAAAGTGAATGACGTTGCTCTGCGCGATAAATTGGGAGTGACGGCTAAATCGCCGCGCTGGGCAGCCGCGTATAAGTTTCCAGCCGAACAGGCGGAAACAACCATAGAGGATATAGTTGTCCAAGTAGGCCGGACAGGCGTTTTAACGCCCGTAGCGGAGCTCCGGGCGGTTAGGTTGGCAGGCAGTACCGTGAAAAGAGCAACTTTGCACAATGAAGACGAAATTAAGCGGAAAGATATTCGGATCGGAGACAGTGTAGTGGTGCAAAAAGCGGGCGATATCATTCCGGAAATCGTCAAAGTGATTCGTCATAGTAAAGATAGTTCGGCCTGGCGGATGCCCCGAATTTGTCCTATTTGCGGCGGAAAAGTCGAGCGTGTAGATGGTGAAGCGGCGCATCGATGTGTAAATAAGAGTTGTTTTACTATTCGTCTTCGCGGTATCGAACATTTTATTTCGCGAGATGCCTTTGACATGGAAGGGCTGGGTGTTAAAAATGTGGAAGCTTTTCTGCAGTTGGGATTGATCAAAGATGCGGCTGATTTGTTTGATTTGCGCGCAGAAGATATTGCCGGATTAGACCGGCATGGCGAGAAATCCGCCGAAAATATTATTAAAAGTATTCAGGGAAGCAAGAAAATTTCTTTGGACAGATTTTTATATGCCTTAGGCATCAGAAATATCGGCAAACAGACAGCGATAGATCTGGCTAATCATTTTCACACTTTAGAAAAGATGAAGACTGCTACCGTAGATCGGTTGATAGCGGTAGAAGGAGTGGCGGAAGTAGTGGCTAAGAGCGTCTATAATTATTTTCAGGATAAAAATAACCTTAGATTTATTGACCGATTATTGGAGGCCGGGATTACGGTTAAGAATGTTCAATCCACCGCTCCCGGAAAATTATCCGGCAAAACTTTTGTGTTAACCGGAACATTGCAGAATTACACTCGCGAACAAGCAAGGGATTCAATCCGGGCTTTAGGTGGACGCGTGAGTAGTTCAGTGTCTCGGGAAACTGATTATGTAGTGGCAGGGGAGAACCCCGGCAGTAAATATACCCAAGCCCAAAAACTTGGCGTCAAAATTCTCTCCGAACCTGATTTAATAGTGCTCTTAAGGATATGA
- a CDS encoding HAD hydrolase-like protein, whose protein sequence is MKLLLFDIDGTLIKSGADGAHRASFSYATEKVFGVAVNLEEVPTAGKIDSQILIEFLGTKGISSTESKGKLDLLFEHMVQYFKKNSIDLEKFVLPNVVITLQKLQGRKDLILGLLTGNVEEIGWMKMEKSNLRKFFQTGVFGNEALKRTDLVVKALEKVRNYEIQLNDTYIIGDTPLDIKCAQETGCLSVAIPSGSYSAEELAKEKPDYLLKDIAELTDIL, encoded by the coding sequence ATGAAATTACTCCTTTTTGATATCGATGGCACACTCATAAAGAGCGGTGCTGATGGTGCTCATCGGGCCTCTTTTTCATATGCGACAGAAAAAGTTTTTGGTGTGGCTGTTAATTTAGAAGAGGTACCAACTGCCGGGAAAATCGATTCACAAATATTGATTGAGTTCTTGGGGACGAAAGGTATTAGTTCCACGGAAAGCAAGGGAAAATTAGATTTGCTTTTCGAACATATGGTTCAGTATTTTAAGAAGAATTCTATAGATTTAGAAAAATTTGTTTTACCTAATGTTGTAATCACTTTACAAAAGTTGCAAGGAAGGAAAGATTTAATTCTTGGCCTTTTGACTGGCAATGTAGAGGAAATAGGTTGGATGAAGATGGAAAAATCAAATCTAAGGAAATTTTTCCAGACAGGTGTGTTTGGTAACGAGGCGTTAAAAAGAACGGACTTAGTAGTAAAAGCTTTAGAAAAAGTTAGAAACTACGAGATTCAATTAAATGACACTTACATTATCGGCGATACGCCGCTGGATATTAAGTGTGCCCAAGAAACAGGTTGTTTATCAGTTGCCATACCAAGCGGTTCTTATTCAGCAGAGGAACTTGCAAAAGAAAAGCCGGATTATCTTTTAAAAGATATTGCTGAATTGACCGATATTCTTTAA
- a CDS encoding SIMPL domain-containing protein (The SIMPL domain is named for its presence in mouse protein SIMPL (signalling molecule that associates with mouse pelle-like kinase). Bacterial member BP26, from Brucella, was shown to assemble into a channel-like structure, while YggE from E. coli has been associated with resistance to oxidative stress.) — protein sequence MDWKNRDYFKWTIIGALIVFALSAVAYVYAYSRTMQPASAFSVSAEGKVVMVPDTAKFTFTVVTQGGTDPVKLQKDNTTKVNAIIKYLQDQGIDKKDIKTEGYYLNPQYSYPVCREGACPPPKINGYEVRNITSVKTKDLDKAGALLSGVTEKGANEVSGLELTVDDKTAVENQAREEAMKKATDKARSMAKAGGFRLGRLLSIDEYSPGGVTPMYGYGMGGGEKTISSPTPAVDVNVQPGSQEFIVNVNLRYEIR from the coding sequence ATGGATTGGAAGAATAGAGATTACTTCAAGTGGACAATTATTGGGGCTTTGATCGTTTTCGCGCTTAGTGCCGTAGCGTATGTCTATGCTTATTCGCGGACGATGCAGCCGGCCTCGGCTTTTAGTGTGAGTGCCGAAGGCAAGGTGGTGATGGTGCCAGATACCGCTAAATTTACCTTTACGGTAGTAACACAGGGCGGTACTGACCCGGTGAAATTACAGAAAGACAACACCACTAAAGTCAATGCCATCATCAAATATCTACAAGATCAAGGTATTGATAAAAAAGATATTAAAACAGAAGGATATTATCTAAATCCGCAATATAGCTATCCGGTATGTCGGGAAGGAGCCTGTCCTCCGCCTAAGATCAATGGTTATGAAGTCAGAAACATCACTTCTGTTAAAACTAAAGATTTAGACAAAGCCGGTGCGCTACTTTCAGGGGTGACCGAAAAAGGCGCCAACGAAGTTTCTGGTCTCGAATTAACTGTAGATGACAAAACCGCCGTCGAAAATCAAGCTCGGGAAGAGGCGATGAAAAAAGCCACCGACAAAGCTCGGTCAATGGCTAAAGCCGGTGGATTTAGATTGGGTCGCTTGCTTTCGATTGATGAATATTCTCCAGGCGGTGTAACGCCGATGTATGGCTATGGTATGGGGGGAGGAGAAAAAACTATTTCATCCCCGACCCCAGCCGTAGATGTGAACGTGCAACCTGGTTCTCAAGAATTTATCGTGAATGTTAATCTGAGATACGAGATCAGGTAA
- the gatC gene encoding Asp-tRNA(Asn)/Glu-tRNA(Gln) amidotransferase subunit GatC, whose amino-acid sequence MSLDEKEVQWVANLAKLELTDAESVQYADQLSAILGYVAELQSVDISQVEAVGQITGLTNQLAQDEVREGSIPREKLLVNAPAQEKGYIKVKSIFGRAT is encoded by the coding sequence ATGAGTTTAGATGAAAAAGAAGTCCAGTGGGTGGCCAATTTGGCCAAACTGGAGCTGACTGACGCTGAAAGTGTGCAATATGCCGACCAACTATCAGCCATTTTGGGGTATGTGGCCGAGTTGCAGTCGGTTGACATCAGTCAAGTTGAGGCCGTCGGGCAAATCACCGGGCTGACTAACCAACTGGCTCAAGATGAAGTGAGGGAGGGTAGTATTCCGAGAGAAAAACTATTGGTGAATGCGCCAGCGCAAGAAAAAGGCTACATTAAAGTAAAAAGTATTTTTGGCAGAGCCACATAA
- the gatA gene encoding Asp-tRNA(Asn)/Glu-tRNA(Gln) amidotransferase subunit GatA, translating to MNIAEAKKIDLTQCLADIKLAQNKLNILISVADKPSKLDKGILNVPCLIKDNITTLDFPTTCASKILKDFHSPYEATVITKLKQAGVWVAGKANLDEFAMGASTENSAFGPTKNPVDITRVPGGSSGGSVAAVAAGVVPFALGSDTAGSVRQPAAFCGVVGIKPTYGRVSRYGLVAMASSLDQISPVANTVEDCALVLQTIAGKDELDATSLDAPVPNYVQEIKQDIKGLRIGVPAECFDTGIDANICTAVQSAIQHMKSLGAEIIDINLPYTKQALATYYIIQPAEVSANLARYDGVKYGLSAGGDDKIETITEMYRKTRAAGFGPEVKRRIMLGTYATSAGFRDAYYDRARKVATLIKQDFDEAFKKVDVIITPTTPTTAFKLGEKVNDPLAMYMADLLTVSANIVGIPAISVPCGMIEGLPVGLQVMGPQLSESLIMRTAYAFEQSTQDMPWRQELIIKQQSWR from the coding sequence ATGAATATTGCGGAAGCGAAAAAAATAGATTTAACCCAGTGTTTAGCTGACATTAAATTAGCTCAAAATAAGCTAAATATTTTAATTTCTGTAGCTGATAAACCTAGTAAGCTGGACAAAGGCATTTTAAATGTACCCTGTTTAATAAAAGACAACATCACAACATTGGATTTTCCGACCACTTGTGCTTCTAAAATACTCAAGGATTTTCATTCTCCGTATGAAGCAACTGTGATAACGAAATTGAAACAAGCCGGGGTCTGGGTAGCCGGCAAGGCAAATTTAGACGAATTTGCCATGGGTGCATCGACGGAAAATTCTGCGTTTGGTCCGACTAAGAATCCAGTGGATATAACTCGAGTGCCGGGGGGCAGTTCGGGCGGTTCTGTGGCCGCTGTGGCGGCAGGAGTGGTGCCATTTGCCCTCGGGAGCGACACAGCTGGGTCGGTACGCCAGCCAGCAGCTTTTTGCGGTGTAGTGGGCATTAAACCCACCTATGGCCGTGTTAGTCGCTATGGATTAGTGGCGATGGCGAGTTCTCTGGATCAGATCAGCCCTGTGGCTAATACAGTCGAAGACTGTGCTTTAGTTTTACAAACGATTGCCGGTAAGGATGAACTAGATGCAACTTCTTTAGATGCCCCCGTGCCTAATTATGTACAAGAAATTAAACAGGATATTAAAGGACTCCGGATCGGCGTTCCAGCTGAATGTTTTGATACCGGCATTGATGCAAACATTTGTACGGCTGTGCAATCCGCTATCCAGCACATGAAATCTTTGGGAGCGGAAATTATTGATATTAATTTGCCTTACACCAAGCAAGCGTTAGCTACTTATTATATTATTCAACCGGCAGAAGTATCGGCTAATTTAGCGCGTTACGACGGAGTAAAATATGGATTGTCCGCGGGTGGTGATGACAAAATAGAAACCATTACTGAAATGTATCGAAAAACTCGGGCGGCGGGATTTGGCCCGGAAGTAAAGCGGAGAATTATGTTGGGCACTTATGCCACTTCGGCCGGATTTCGCGATGCTTATTATGATCGAGCCCGCAAAGTTGCGACATTGATCAAACAAGATTTTGACGAAGCTTTCAAAAAAGTGGATGTAATTATCACGCCAACCACCCCCACTACTGCCTTTAAATTAGGCGAAAAAGTGAACGATCCCTTGGCGATGTATATGGCGGATTTGTTAACCGTATCCGCTAATATTGTCGGCATTCCTGCCATCTCCGTTCCTTGTGGCATGATTGAGGGCTTGCCGGTGGGTTTGCAAGTTATGGGGCCTCAATTAAGCGAGAGTTTAATTATGCGAACGGCTTACGCTTTTGAGCAATCCACTCAGGATATGCCGTGGCGCCAAGAACTAATTATTAAACAACAAAGCTGGCGATGA
- the gatB gene encoding Asp-tRNA(Asn)/Glu-tRNA(Gln) amidotransferase subunit GatB: MDKLVPTIGLEIHVQLATKSKMFCRCDNNAEGKAPNTVVCPVCMGFPGTLPVTNVVAVEWGAKAALALGCQINAFQRFDRKNYFYPDLPKGYQISQFFFPVGENGKITIDYLPETGQDKAEFTTRIKRVHLEEDAGKLVHAKDSTLVDFNRCGTPLLEIVTEPDIHSPREAKAFIQELQRIVRALGISQADMEKGHLRVDANISMAPIGSKTLGTLVELKNMNSFRFVEKALDYEVNRQTEVIQGGGKIIKETRGWDEKNNTTLAQRSKEEFNDYRYFPEPDLPPIVLMELDIKKWQTELVNLPAALRQAAAEKGLSYGRTVELQEAGQLARLINLLQVDDINSTLAANWIAKTWTDDNQLINFLQTIEQHSLSTGEANQLYGLANKSGQLPGELVGQIEKIDTATIEKAVAEVLAVHPEAVVEYKAGEKKVVGFLMGQIMAQLHGKGDAGSIKSVLEAKLTE; encoded by the coding sequence ATGGATAAATTAGTTCCTACAATTGGTCTGGAAATTCATGTGCAATTGGCGACTAAAAGCAAAATGTTTTGCCGGTGTGATAATAATGCGGAAGGCAAAGCCCCGAATACCGTGGTTTGTCCGGTGTGTATGGGGTTTCCGGGCACTCTGCCGGTAACCAATGTCGTGGCGGTGGAGTGGGGAGCGAAAGCGGCGCTCGCTTTGGGTTGCCAAATCAATGCTTTCCAACGCTTTGATCGTAAAAATTATTTCTATCCCGATTTGCCCAAGGGCTATCAAATCTCGCAATTTTTCTTCCCGGTAGGCGAGAATGGTAAAATTACTATTGATTATCTGCCGGAAACCGGCCAGGACAAGGCAGAATTTACTACGAGAATCAAACGCGTGCATTTAGAAGAAGATGCCGGCAAGTTAGTCCATGCCAAAGACAGCACCTTGGTTGATTTTAACCGCTGCGGCACGCCGCTTTTAGAAATCGTGACGGAGCCGGATATTCATAGTCCTAGGGAAGCCAAAGCCTTTATCCAGGAACTGCAAAGAATCGTGCGAGCGCTGGGAATCTCACAGGCGGATATGGAAAAAGGTCATTTGCGCGTAGATGCAAACATTTCCATGGCGCCAATTGGTAGTAAAACTTTAGGTACCCTGGTCGAATTAAAAAATATGAATTCTTTTCGTTTTGTTGAAAAAGCTCTCGACTATGAAGTGAACAGACAAACAGAAGTGATTCAAGGAGGCGGGAAAATCATTAAAGAAACGCGGGGATGGGACGAAAAGAATAACACCACTCTGGCCCAGCGCAGCAAGGAAGAATTCAACGATTATCGCTATTTCCCGGAACCGGATTTGCCTCCCATTGTGTTGATGGAGCTGGACATTAAAAAATGGCAGACTGAACTAGTTAATTTGCCGGCGGCTTTGCGCCAAGCGGCAGCAGAAAAAGGATTGTCCTATGGCAGGACAGTTGAATTGCAAGAAGCTGGCCAATTGGCGCGCTTGATCAATTTATTACAAGTTGATGATATTAATTCCACACTAGCAGCTAATTGGATAGCCAAAACATGGACGGATGATAATCAACTGATCAATTTTTTGCAGACTATCGAGCAACATAGTTTATCTACCGGTGAAGCCAATCAATTATACGGTTTAGCGAACAAATCCGGTCAACTTCCAGGAGAGTTAGTTGGTCAAATTGAAAAGATTGATACCGCTACGATTGAAAAGGCGGTAGCTGAAGTGTTGGCGGTACACCCGGAGGCAGTGGTGGAATATAAAGCTGGAGAGAAAAAGGTAGTTGGGTTTTTGATGGGTCAAATTATGGCTCAATTACACGGAAAAGGTGACGCTGGGAGCATAAAATCTGTTTTAGAGGCTAAATTGACGGAATAG